A genome region from Streptomyces xanthophaeus includes the following:
- a CDS encoding N-acetylmuramoyl-L-alanine amidase, translating to MDHIVEQGNKGKKSPGRTRRAVLFGGLGVFAVAAVAGREEIGRAWWLIPGVDKPRKEGELDHAGASWTSASPANWRKADRPADYRVDRIVVHVTQGGFESSVDAFKNPWHRASAHYIVRGDGHVEQMVRELDVAFHSGNRSMNERSVGIEHVGFVDRPQDFTDAMYAASARLAADVCRRYRIPADRTHIVGHSEVPGADHTDPGRHWDWNRYIGLIRAALEAPS from the coding sequence GTGGATCACATCGTCGAGCAGGGGAACAAGGGGAAGAAGTCGCCGGGGCGGACCCGCAGGGCCGTGCTCTTCGGCGGGCTCGGGGTCTTCGCGGTTGCCGCGGTGGCCGGCCGGGAGGAGATCGGCCGTGCCTGGTGGCTGATACCGGGTGTGGACAAGCCGCGCAAGGAGGGCGAGCTGGACCACGCGGGCGCGAGCTGGACCTCGGCCTCGCCCGCGAACTGGCGCAAGGCGGACCGTCCGGCCGACTACCGGGTGGACCGGATCGTCGTGCATGTCACACAGGGCGGCTTCGAGTCCTCGGTGGACGCCTTCAAGAACCCGTGGCACAGGGCGTCGGCGCACTACATAGTGCGCGGGGACGGGCACGTGGAGCAGATGGTGCGCGAGCTGGACGTGGCCTTCCACTCGGGGAACCGCTCGATGAACGAGCGCAGTGTCGGCATCGAGCACGTGGGCTTCGTGGACCGCCCGCAGGACTTCACGGACGCGATGTACGCGGCTTCGGCCCGGCTGGCGGCCGACGTCTGCCGCCGGTACCGCATACCGGCGGACCGCACGCACATAGTCGGCCACTCCGAGGTGCCGGGCGCCGACCACACCGATCCCGGCCGCCACTGGGACTGGAACCGCTACATCGGCCTGATCCGGGCGGCCCTGGAGGCTCCTAGCTGA
- a CDS encoding PE-PPE domain-containing protein: MSTTKPNRLARRLKSAVAATALLLAGAVAAPTTAHAAPANHYYIEIGGTGAAAEAPGCTTSFDAANRNLNGGIAIPVCYVASGGPFVGSHNEQPAPFAPSFGDSVNQGYWNARAALEEAYRSDPTATFTIAGYSQGAWVADLLLQTIADNGTEVPRDRVDGMLYSDPMQPGTGFWRLVPQGVLIPFVAYSPGTGPEDFPGVPVQRHCIKTDGVCDATSLDSFPGFLQQHPRYFREGEIIATTLAQHGGNGTVWYPAA; this comes from the coding sequence ATGTCCACCACGAAGCCCAACAGGCTCGCCCGCCGCCTCAAGTCCGCCGTCGCAGCAACGGCCCTCCTACTCGCCGGCGCCGTGGCCGCGCCGACCACTGCGCACGCCGCCCCGGCGAACCACTACTACATCGAGATCGGCGGTACCGGCGCGGCCGCGGAGGCGCCCGGGTGCACCACGAGCTTCGACGCCGCGAACAGGAATCTGAACGGGGGCATCGCGATTCCGGTCTGCTACGTGGCCAGCGGCGGCCCCTTCGTCGGCAGCCACAACGAACAACCGGCCCCCTTCGCACCGAGCTTCGGCGACAGCGTGAACCAGGGCTACTGGAACGCCCGGGCCGCCCTGGAGGAGGCCTACCGGAGCGACCCGACCGCCACCTTCACGATCGCCGGCTACTCCCAGGGCGCCTGGGTCGCCGACCTGTTGCTCCAGACGATCGCGGACAACGGCACCGAGGTGCCGCGCGACCGGGTCGACGGCATGCTCTACTCCGACCCGATGCAGCCCGGAACCGGTTTCTGGCGCCTGGTCCCCCAGGGGGTCCTCATCCCGTTCGTGGCGTACTCCCCCGGCACCGGGCCGGAGGACTTCCCCGGCGTCCCGGTCCAGCGCCACTGCATCAAGACCGACGGGGTCTGTGACGCGACGTCCCTGGACTCCTTCCCCGGCTTCCTGCAGCAGCACCCGCGTTACTTCCGGGAGGGCGAGATCATCGCGACCACCCTCGCCCAGCACGGCGGCAACGGGACCGTCTGGTACCCGGCGGCCTGA
- a CDS encoding helix-turn-helix domain-containing protein, which translates to MSSRFGALLRGLRHEAGMTQEQLAERSRLGVRTIHRLETGKPTDARMGTVKQVAHALADELKRDRDELWTDLLAAHRGNGAAAGEDLRAAPAPVPEPAPEPAQAPRTLPERTPEPDRPARPVPYRTLPTSRGALAEAAGALAHDVYGRCIREEEQRRIHDPFPLPVRWRSAPADLLDHWDNIRGSVPGAARGPLSLDGGLTDIADVYRRVRSGRLVVLGRAGSGKTVLVLRFVLDHLGARSDAEPVPVVFSMGSWDPTGTTLRDWLIARLLRDHPNLDARAAGGPTLAAALVDAGWILPVLDGFDELATGLLGVALRELNASSLPLLLTSRTEQFAEAVGVEVLRRTAGIELLDLDAADLVHYLPRTARPGAPAGPEGPDGGDGRAATGWDPVLERLRTDPDDGPGARLRAVLSTPLMVLLARTAYSDTPAQDPAGLLDEARFPTPEAIEEHLLAGFVPSVYQPLPTAVPGDRRGRRPRTWDPYRAGRYLGHLAGHLDRPGHHAGQDLAWWQLRDSLRLSSRILAVVLACSLVTAVADWLVFPAKNLAAGRGAAFALGAGLLDAVLFGPAVGLAFGLVYGLMAVLGIRAFEPSRVRMRLPGRRRRGVGPSSRRFATLVPAGLLGGFVMGLGCGIAFTVGAQLTYGGMPVDAAVIEATAVNCLMYGLTFALAGGLVLGLVATLETPIDLGRAATPTDLLAVNRSIVVRQALFLAPMLTLVIAFGGRLMTELLQGVVGPLTWPMADGLALGAVGGVAGALSYVLAFTAWGQWVLLARIWLPLTGRLPWATVAFLEDAYRRGVLRQVGAVYQFRHARLQGHLRGRPTGPAGQDAPGAGSPAR; encoded by the coding sequence GTGAGCAGCCGGTTCGGTGCGTTGCTCCGCGGGTTGCGGCACGAGGCGGGGATGACGCAGGAGCAGTTGGCCGAGCGGTCCCGGCTCGGGGTCCGCACCATCCACCGGCTGGAGACCGGCAAACCCACCGACGCCCGCATGGGAACGGTGAAGCAGGTCGCGCACGCGCTGGCCGACGAGCTGAAGCGCGACCGGGACGAGCTCTGGACGGACCTGCTGGCCGCCCACCGCGGCAACGGAGCCGCCGCCGGTGAGGACCTACGTGCCGCACCTGCTCCGGTGCCGGAGCCGGCGCCGGAGCCGGCGCAGGCGCCCCGGACGCTGCCGGAGCGGACGCCCGAACCGGACCGTCCGGCCCGGCCGGTGCCGTACCGCACACTGCCGACGTCCCGGGGCGCCCTGGCCGAGGCCGCCGGGGCGCTCGCCCACGACGTCTACGGCCGCTGCATCCGCGAGGAGGAGCAGCGCCGCATCCACGACCCTTTCCCGCTGCCCGTGCGGTGGCGGTCGGCCCCCGCCGACCTGCTGGACCACTGGGACAACATCCGCGGCTCCGTGCCCGGAGCCGCCCGCGGCCCGCTCTCCCTGGACGGCGGCCTCACGGACATCGCCGACGTCTACCGGCGCGTCCGGTCCGGGCGGCTGGTGGTGCTCGGCCGGGCCGGCTCCGGCAAGACCGTCCTCGTCCTGCGGTTCGTCCTCGACCACCTGGGCGCGCGCTCCGACGCCGAGCCCGTGCCCGTGGTCTTCAGCATGGGATCGTGGGACCCGACCGGCACCACCCTGCGCGACTGGCTGATCGCCCGCCTGCTGCGCGACCACCCGAACCTCGACGCCCGCGCCGCCGGCGGCCCGACCCTCGCCGCCGCCCTGGTGGACGCCGGATGGATCCTGCCGGTCCTGGACGGGTTCGACGAGCTGGCCACCGGGCTGCTCGGCGTCGCCCTGCGCGAACTCAACGCGAGCTCGCTGCCGCTGCTCCTGACCAGCCGCACCGAGCAGTTCGCCGAGGCCGTCGGGGTCGAGGTGCTCCGCCGGACCGCGGGCATCGAGCTGCTGGACCTGGACGCCGCCGACCTGGTCCACTACCTGCCCCGCACCGCGCGCCCGGGCGCGCCGGCCGGCCCGGAGGGACCGGACGGCGGGGACGGCCGGGCCGCCACCGGCTGGGACCCCGTCCTGGAGCGGCTGCGCACGGACCCGGACGACGGGCCGGGCGCACGCCTGAGGGCCGTACTGAGCACCCCGCTGATGGTCCTGCTCGCCCGGACCGCCTACAGCGACACCCCGGCCCAGGACCCGGCCGGGCTGCTGGACGAGGCCCGCTTCCCGACCCCGGAGGCCATCGAGGAGCATCTGCTGGCCGGGTTCGTGCCGAGCGTCTACCAGCCCCTGCCCACGGCCGTCCCGGGCGACCGCCGCGGGCGCAGGCCCCGTACCTGGGACCCGTACCGCGCCGGGCGCTACCTGGGCCACCTCGCTGGCCACCTGGACCGGCCCGGGCACCACGCGGGCCAGGACCTGGCGTGGTGGCAGCTGCGCGACTCGCTGCGGCTGTCCTCGCGGATCCTGGCCGTCGTCCTCGCCTGCTCCCTGGTCACCGCCGTCGCCGACTGGCTGGTCTTCCCGGCGAAGAATCTGGCAGCGGGCCGCGGCGCCGCGTTCGCCCTGGGTGCGGGCCTGCTGGACGCGGTGCTGTTCGGCCCCGCCGTCGGCCTCGCCTTCGGGCTGGTCTACGGGCTCATGGCCGTGCTCGGGATCCGGGCGTTCGAGCCGTCCCGGGTGCGGATGCGGCTGCCCGGCCGCCGCCGGCGGGGCGTCGGACCGTCCTCCCGCAGGTTCGCCACCCTGGTCCCGGCCGGACTGCTGGGCGGCTTCGTGATGGGCCTCGGGTGCGGGATCGCCTTCACCGTGGGCGCGCAGCTGACGTACGGCGGGATGCCGGTCGACGCGGCGGTGATCGAGGCGACGGCCGTCAACTGCCTCATGTACGGGCTCACGTTCGCCCTGGCGGGAGGGCTCGTACTCGGGCTCGTGGCCACGCTGGAGACCCCCATCGACCTCGGCCGGGCCGCCACCCCCACGGACCTGCTGGCCGTCAACCGCAGCATCGTGGTGCGCCAGGCACTCTTCCTCGCGCCGATGCTGACCCTGGTGATCGCCTTCGGCGGCCGGCTCATGACCGAGCTGCTCCAGGGTGTCGTCGGCCCCCTGACCTGGCCGATGGCCGACGGGCTCGCGCTCGGCGCCGTGGGCGGGGTGGCCGGCGCGCTCTCCTACGTGCTGGCGTTCACCGCCTGGGGCCAGTGGGTGCTCCTGGCCCGGATCTGGCTGCCGCTGACCGGCCGCCTCCCCTGGGCGACGGTCGCCTTCCTGGAGGACGCCTACCGGCGCGGCGTCCTGCGCCAGGTCGGCGCCGTCTACCAGTTCCGCCACGCCCGCCTCCAGGGCCACCTGCGCGGCCGGCCGACGGGGCCCGCCGGCCAGGACGCGCCGGGCGCAGGGTCACCCGCCCGGTGA
- the mnmA gene encoding tRNA 2-thiouridine(34) synthase MnmA, producing MTENLPRTARPLRVLAAMSGGVDSAVAAARAVEAGHDVTGVHLALSANPQSFRTGARGCCTIEDSRDARRAADVIGIPFYVWDLAERFREDVVEDFISEYEAGRTPNPCLRCNEKIKFAALLDKALALGFDAVCTGHYATVVLNEDGSRELHRASDMAKDQSYVLGVLDEKQLAHALFPLGDTLTTKEEIRAEAEERGLAVAKKPDSHDICFIADGDTQGFLANRLGKAEGDIVDEATGEKVGTHEGAFGFTIGQRKGLRIGHPAPDGKPRYVLDISPVNNTVTVGPVEALDVTALTAIRPRWCGAVAAAPGTYTAQLRAHGGETEVFAEVVDGELRVSFTEPVRGVAPGQAIVLYDGTRVVGSATIATTTRAAATV from the coding sequence ATGACTGAGAACCTGCCGCGCACCGCCCGTCCCCTTCGCGTCCTGGCCGCCATGTCCGGGGGCGTGGACTCCGCCGTCGCCGCCGCCCGCGCGGTCGAAGCCGGGCACGACGTGACCGGCGTCCACCTGGCGCTCTCCGCGAACCCGCAGTCCTTCCGGACCGGCGCCCGCGGCTGCTGCACCATCGAGGACTCCCGTGACGCCCGCCGGGCCGCCGATGTCATCGGCATCCCGTTCTACGTCTGGGACCTCGCCGAGCGCTTCCGCGAGGACGTCGTCGAGGACTTCATCTCCGAGTACGAGGCAGGGCGCACCCCGAACCCGTGCCTGCGCTGCAACGAGAAGATCAAGTTCGCGGCGCTGCTCGACAAGGCCCTCGCGCTCGGCTTCGACGCCGTCTGCACCGGCCACTACGCGACCGTCGTGCTGAACGAGGACGGCTCCCGCGAGCTGCACCGCGCCTCCGACATGGCCAAGGACCAGTCCTACGTCCTCGGCGTCCTCGACGAGAAGCAGCTCGCCCACGCCCTCTTCCCGCTCGGTGACACCCTCACCACCAAGGAAGAGATCCGCGCCGAGGCCGAGGAGCGGGGGCTGGCCGTCGCGAAGAAGCCCGACAGCCACGACATCTGCTTCATCGCCGACGGCGACACCCAGGGCTTCCTCGCGAACCGCCTCGGCAAGGCCGAGGGCGACATCGTCGACGAGGCGACCGGCGAGAAGGTAGGCACCCACGAGGGCGCCTTCGGCTTCACCATCGGCCAGCGCAAGGGCCTGCGCATCGGCCACCCCGCCCCCGACGGCAAGCCGCGCTACGTCCTCGACATCTCGCCGGTGAACAACACCGTCACCGTCGGCCCCGTCGAGGCCCTCGACGTCACCGCCCTCACCGCGATCCGCCCCCGCTGGTGCGGAGCCGTGGCCGCCGCCCCGGGCACCTACACCGCCCAGCTGCGCGCCCACGGCGGCGAGACCGAGGTCTTCGCCGAGGTCGTGGACGGCGAGCTGCGCGTCTCCTTCACCGAGCCGGTCCGGGGCGTGGCCCCCGGTCAGGCGATCGTGCTCTACGACGGGACCCGCGTGGTCGGCTCGGCCACCATCGCGACCACGACGCGGGCCGCCGCCACCGTCTGA